Genomic window (Luteibacter yeojuensis):
GGCCGCGCCTGCGTGGCCGAGGTGGCCGCGATCGAGAGGCGCAACTGCTCCGCGCGGGCGCGGGCCTGTACCGGACTGCAGTCGGGCAGCAGCACCGCGAATTCCTCGCCGCCGAGGCGACCGAAGACATCGCAGGCATGCAGCGCGCGGCGGCATACGTCCACGCCGCGCTTGAGCACCTCGTCGCCGACGGCATGGCCGTAGGTATCGTTCACGGCCTTGAAGTGGTCGAGGTCGAACAGGATCACGCAGGCACCGCGATCGGAACGTGCACCATACGCCAGCACGCGCTGCGCCTGCTCCACGAAGTGCTCGCGGTTGCAGATGCCGGTCAGCCCGTCGCGCCGCGCCAGCTTCATGAAGCGCAGCTGCGAGCGCCGCAACCACAGCAGCAGCCAGCCGATCGCGCCGAGGCTGGCGAGCAGCACCACGATGTACAGCCGTCCCGTCTCCACTTCCTTCCGGTCGAGCGCGCCGGTAAGCCGCAGGATCTCGTTCTGCTTGTTGAGCGCGTCGACCTCCGCCTTGCGGGCCAGGAGCTGCTGGTCGACGATCTGGAACGCGAGACTGCGCGCGCTCACGTCGTTCAGATAGCCCTTGTCGGCTTCCATGTACTTCTCATGGTAGGCCAGCGCCGCCTGCGCATTGCCGAGCCGACGCTCCACCTCATAAAGCACGCCGTATCCCGTGCGCCGCGGATCGGTGAATTCGTCCTTGATCGAACCCGCGACTGCGGAAAGCGCGAAACGCCTCGCGTTGGTCAGGTCACCCAGTGCGAAGTACGACTGCGCGAGCGTGGCGTCGTATTCCGTCAGCAACGCCGGGTAATTCAGGGTCCGCAGACCGTCCCGTGACTCCGTCAGGATCTTCACGGCTTCGGCGGCGCGGCCTTGCGAGAGATGGAATGCGGCGATGTCGGCGCGCATGGTGTCCGCGAACACGTCGTCGCCCGTCGCGTCGCATACGTCCAGCGCCCGGAGGAACATCGGATCCAGCGTCTTCAGCCGGTTTGCCTCGCGCTCGGCGCGAAGCAGGTGCTGCGCCCCGATGCAGATCGTCCGCCCCGGTGGCGGGTTTTCCATCATCTCCCTGGCGTACGCTTCCGCTTGCTCGTATTGACCGGCCGAACTGAGCAACTGCGAGGCCTCGCCA
Coding sequences:
- a CDS encoding tetratricopeptide repeat-containing diguanylate cyclase, whose protein sequence is MKTSLRHVLPLLATVLLVVCTGLRAAPDEGGIPSSPEAILSRADDIKIKDFEGFGRLLDGLEARDAKLTPVEHWRLRFLQGWRYTWLGDYDAGRKALEEVADNATDIVLRFRATATLINLLGVGHRYQEAFVRLNQLQEMMPSIRDGKARFQGLGEASQLLSSAGQYEQAEAYAREMMENPPPGRTICIGAQHLLRAEREANRLKTLDPMFLRALDVCDATGDDVFADTMRADIAAFHLSQGRAAEAVKILTESRDGLRTLNYPALLTEYDATLAQSYFALGDLTNARRFALSAVAGSIKDEFTDPRRTGYGVLYEVERRLGNAQAALAYHEKYMEADKGYLNDVSARSLAFQIVDQQLLARKAEVDALNKQNEILRLTGALDRKEVETGRLYIVVLLASLGAIGWLLLWLRRSQLRFMKLARRDGLTGICNREHFVEQAQRVLAYGARSDRGACVILFDLDHFKAVNDTYGHAVGDEVLKRGVDVCRRALHACDVFGRLGGEEFAVLLPDCSPVQARARAEQLRLSIAATSATQARPDLTVTASFGIAGSMQCGFELHRLLVVADAALYRAKRAGRNCVFMGDTGDIPDSPYLSEARG